The genomic DNA AAATTTTAATACTTGCAGAAAATATTAAAAAGATAGATTAGAATGGCAGATCATCCAGTTCATTTGGTTCTGGCGGTAAATCAAAGCTTGGAGGAAAATCCTGACTTCCTGAATTATTTTGTGAAGAATCATTTGCTGATATTTTTTCTACTCTCCATGCTTTAGCTTCAGTAAACCAGCGTCCTTTACTTTCGCGGCTTTCCAAGTCGAAAGATACTTTCAGGTCATCATTGGGTTTAAAAGAAAAATTTTCTGCTTTATCATTCCATAATGTAAAGCATACTTTTTTTGGAAATTTTGTTTTTGTTTCAATCACGAATTCCAGCTTTTTTAAACTACCTTTTTGAGTATCAATATTCTGTATAGGTAGTATATGTAATAGTTTTCCTTCTGTTTCCATTATAAATTGAATTTATTTTATGCTGATATTTTAATATGCTATTCGATTGTTTGAATAAATGCATCTTTATAACCCAGTTCAATTATTTTCTTTCTGTATTCAAGAGCATCTTTTTTTGATTTGAAATTTCCGGTAACATAACGTTTTAACCCGTCTTTTTTTATAATGATTTTAATGTCGCTTATTTTATTAAAGTATTCCATATTTAAATTACCACATCCTACCTGGACAGTATATGTAATGGAACTATCAATATCCGATAATTGAATTGGTGTTAATTGTAAATCTTTTTTGTTGCTATTAATATTAACGGTATCTTGTTTTATAGTAACAGGTTCGTATTGATCGGCAAGCAAAAGATAATAGGCTTTAGCTGCTTTATTTTTTATATTAGCCGAATCCTTATATGCATTTGCAATATTAATAAGTGAATCTGATTTTGCTAATAACTTATTGGCCGCATCGTAATAGTAATTAATTTGATTAATATATAATTGAGAATGCGATTTGTCAACTTCTGCTTTTAATGCTAGGATTTGTATGCTATCGAGAAAAGTACGGGCAAAGTCTTTATATATGCTCACTTTATTCAATTCAAGGGATGCTAAATGTTCATACGAGTTTGCTTCTTCCTGTAAATTCATATAGACCTGCATTTTATTTAAAGTGGAATCCTTTTCAGAAGACAAGTCCTGTGCGGAAATTCTATGATATGCCAATAGGGTAATAATTATTATAGTAAACTTTAAATAGTGCATTACAGTTATTTGATATTTACAAATATATAAATATTATTACTAAAGTAAATTTTTAGAAGAATAAAATATAATGGGTTTTTAATAATCCCAATGTTCCTTTTTCTTTGTGAGTTTTAAATCCTGTAAAACATCCGATTTCACATGTATTGATAAATCATAGCTTTTGCCATAGCCCATAGGTATCCATGAAAATTCAATGACCCAGCAATGTAAATCACGGTTTATGCCAATTTTTGCATAAGTAAGTTTGTTCGTTTTAAAATCATAATCTAATCTTGAGGTGATTTTCCATTTTTTGGAAATACTGATATCTCCATTTATTCCTATCGTTTGGACTATTTCTTTAGTAACAGAATCGCTAAATGCATCAAAGGTACTTGTATGAGAAAACGAATATGTTATTGTTGCATTCCATTGTTCTTCGAAATCTAAGTAAGCATCACGATTTTCATTAATCATATCTATTTCTTCTTTCGTGGCATTTGGACTGGTTAGTGTTTTTTTCTTTTCCTTAGAATGTAAACTCCAGTTCAGGTTTAGCATCCATTTATCATTACAGTGTCGAAGCAGCCGATGGTTTACCTTCCATTCAAAATCCTTTAGGTTGTTGCCTGATGAATCCACTATGTATGGGTCCCATAAACTGGCATAAGAAACATCCAGGTTCTTAAATAATTTTGTACGACCGGCTATTGTTACTTTTGAAAAATTCACTGAATCCTTTGCTAGGTCATATCCCCCTGAAATAATAAAATTATCAATAAGCGATATTTTTTTTGTACCAGTAATAGTATCTTTTCGGTTGCGTACTTTCATTTCGAGGTTATTTGAAATGGAAAAATTTACCATACCTGATTTGTCTTTCTGTGGTGTACCATATATATTGTTCTCAAATATGGAATAAGCTTTAGGTTTTACGGATGCATCGGTAATATAGTTTTTGTAATAGTTCCACCATTGATTGGGGGTGTATGTAAATGAAGCGGTAGGAGTAATGACATGTCTTATTGCTTTAAGCCTTTTCCCGTTGAAGTTGTACATACCAAATAATCGTGTGTTTATTGAAGAAGAAAAATTTCCATCATGTACGATATAAAATCCATTTGCTGTATCGGTTTGTAAATGCGGAAATATAGTATCGTCAGGAAGAGAAATAGTTTCATTTGCCCAATATTTCTTAATGCTTTTTGTATACCAGCGTTGAGTATAATTTATAGAGTTAGTAAGAGTAAAGTATTTAAGTAATTTAATGGAACTGCTAATAGGGATATTGTGTTTTGCTCCGTTATTTATTTCTTTTTTTATGTTTTCCAAAATATCATTTCTGAATAAAATTGTATCAATCCCGGAAATGTTGTTGGATGCATTCATTGAGTATCCAACACTTATTTTTTCAAACCATTTTTCTTTACCTACAACTTTTTTATTTCGGAAAGGATATATGGTATTCATGCTCATGGTCAATTCGGGAAGTGATAACGAAATGTTTCGCGTCTGTGTATTCTGGTTATGACGCATATTTGCAGAGAA from Bacteroidales bacterium includes the following:
- a CDS encoding DUF3127 domain-containing protein; translated protein: METEGKLLHILPIQNIDTQKGSLKKLEFVIETKTKFPKKVCFTLWNDKAENFSFKPNDDLKVSFDLESRESKGRWFTEAKAWRVEKISANDSSQNNSGSQDFPPSFDLPPEPNELDDLPF
- a CDS encoding putative LPS assembly protein LptD; its protein translation is MFFISICFLFPGSIVNAQDTIPKTDSTQTKNDTIINSTSDFAISSKVDYKADDSIRFDIENQKVYLFGNAEIKYEDITLNAEYVEIVFKTNQLFAKGMPDSTGKIKGKPIFTQGEQSFSSSTLTYNFKSKKGKISNIITQEGDSYIHGKDVKKFADNSINIRNGQYTTCSDEHPHYEIKFAKARVIPNDKIVSGPAYLVIEDMPTPLALPFGFFPNKKGQKSGILIPTYGDAANRGFFLKGSGYYLGLGDHMDLAIQTNVYSGGSWGIETSSNYKTIYKYNGTYKLSYAHNVVAVNDGASYRKGNDFFINWMHSQDAKARPNSRFTANVNAGSSNYNKNNNVTSNDFLTNTFSSNISYSSKIGNNFNFSANMRHNQNTQTRNISLSLPELTMSMNTIYPFRNKKVVGKEKWFEKISVGYSMNASNNISGIDTILFRNDILENIKKEINNGAKHNIPISSSIKLLKYFTLTNSINYTQRWYTKSIKKYWANETISLPDDTIFPHLQTDTANGFYIVHDGNFSSSINTRLFGMYNFNGKRLKAIRHVITPTASFTYTPNQWWNYYKNYITDASVKPKAYSIFENNIYGTPQKDKSGMVNFSISNNLEMKVRNRKDTITGTKKISLIDNFIISGGYDLAKDSVNFSKVTIAGRTKLFKNLDVSYASLWDPYIVDSSGNNLKDFEWKVNHRLLRHCNDKWMLNLNWSLHSKEKKKTLTSPNATKEEIDMINENRDAYLDFEEQWNATITYSFSHTSTFDAFSDSVTKEIVQTIGINGDISISKKWKITSRLDYDFKTNKLTYAKIGINRDLHCWVIEFSWIPMGYGKSYDLSIHVKSDVLQDLKLTKKKEHWDY